Below is a window of Catalinimonas alkaloidigena DNA.
TATGAAAGTGCTCGAAGGCAACTTCGAGTTCGGTGATCCCTTGGGGCTGGGACCGGCCGCTTCCTTAATCCTAGCCGCCTTTGCCGAATTCATCTGCTCGCTGCTGGTAATTTTAGGACTGGGTACCCGGCTGGCAGTTATCCCGCTGATCATCACCATGTTGACGGCGGCGTTCATCGCCCACGGAGACGATCCGTTCGGGCGGAAAGAGTTATCGCTGCTGTACCTCGTGGTGTTCGTCGTGCTGTTCCTGACGGGAAGCGGGCGTTTTTCGGTCGATAGCGCACTGGCCTCGAAAAGACGCTGAACAAGAGTTTTCCCCATCGAAAAAGGCTCGCTTCCAAAGAGGAAGCGAGCCTTTTTTGTACTACATAGTTCGCTTATCCCACGGTGGGTTTCTCTTGCGAAGTGCCGTTGCCGTTAGCCGGCACGGTGTGCTGGTAGATGTGCACATCACGCTGCGGAAACGGAATGTTGATGCCCTGCCGATCGAATTCTTTCTTGATTTTCTCGGTCGTATCGAATTTCAGGCCCCAGTAGTCGGACGCGTTGGCCCAAACCCGGACGGTAAAGTTGACGGAACTGTCGGCAAGCTCAGACACCACCACCTGTCGCGCCGGTTCGCTCAGAAAACGCGCGTCGGCGTCGATCACCTCGTTGATGATCCGGCGTGCCTTGTCGATGTCGTCTCCGTAGCCGATGCCGAACACAAAGTCCACACGTCGCTGTGCCTCCACCGAATAGTTGGTGATTTCCGTATTCGCCAACGGACCGTTCGGCATGTAGATCGTGACGTTGTCGGGCGTTTTCAGTACGGTATGGAAAATCTGGATCTCGCGGACTGAGCCCCCGGTGCCGTTCGCCACAATGTAGTCACCGACCTTGAATGGGCGCAGCAACAAAATCAGCACGCCCCCCGCAAAGTTCTGCAACGATCCCTGCAGCGCCAGTCCCACGGCCAGGCCGGCAGCGCCCAATACGGCAATGAACGAGGTCATCTCGATCCCGATCATCGTGGCGACCGTAATCACCAGCGCGACTTGCAGCAGCGCCTTGAGCATGCTGGTCAGAAACGGCGTCAGCGAAGCGTCGACGTTTCGTTTGATCATCGTATTCCGAAAGGTATTGACCAGGAACTTGATGATGGCCAGTCCGACGATCAGCGTAACGACCGCCATAATGAGTTTGAGGCCGTAGACCTGCACCAATTCCCAGATGCGATCGATGTTAAAGTCAATGTCTCCCATGAGCATAATCTGTTGTTTCTACTAGCGAAGAAATAAAAACCCCCAGGAAGGGACAACCTTTGCGTAGCCGATGCCCCACATTCCTTCTAATTATACCGCCGATTATTCGGTACATCCTACTGATTGCCAAGGAGAACCGTTCCGCTTGCCTGAATCAGGACCCGGTTCCCGCCCGCCTGCATCAAGAAAAAAAGGGGACCCCTTGTAGGTTGTTTCGAAGAAAGACTTATATTTGCACCCGCCTTACGGCATCGGGGTGTAGCGCAGCCCGGTTAGCGCACCTGGTTTGGGACCAGGGGGTCGCAGGTTCGAATCCTGCCACCCCGACTTTAAAAGGTTTTGTCAGAACGACAAAGCCTTTTTTTGTGCCCTGCCCTTACCCACGAGCTGGTGTTCAGCAGTCTTCTCATGGAATCGCGTCTTTTGCAGGATGCAAGGTTGCGAACCGCTCCTCCTCAAAACGGCTCTTCTCCCTCTACTCATTTCGCTACCATTCAAGGCCGCTTGCACCAGACAAGCTCCTGCACGATTGCCGCAATGTGCACCGGCTTTGCCCGGATGTAAGGAACAGGCACGCTCTGTGTTTTAGCGGTGTAACATCTTGTGTTGCTTTGAGCACGCAATAAAATAGGCAGCATGTTCGGCCTATCTGATTACGCCACATTTCAACTTGCAACGCGATGAACCTACGCTTGTCTCTTTTGCTGATGGTACTTCTTGTCGGCAGCGCTTCGGTTTCGGCCCAAGCCGTCACGGTCACGGATTCCATCACGGTCAAACCAGGCCCCGGCACCGTTTTTATGTACCAGGGGAACCGCCTGAAGCCCAAACAACTGTTGCTGTTGACGCAACGCTCTCCCGCCGCATACCAGGAAATGCAAATCGCCAAATCCAAGAGCGACGTGGCCAGCGTCCTGGGATTTATCGGGGGAGGGCTGGTCGGATGGCCGATCGGGACTGCCCTGGGCGGCGGCCAGCCCAACTGGGCATTGGCGGGAGTCGGCGCGGGCATCATCGCCGTTTCGATCCCCTTTACGGCATCGTACAACAAGCACGCCCGCGCAGCGGCAGCGCTGTACAACCAAAACGCCGTGCCCACGGCGACCGGCCGACTCGAAATGGAGTTGCGCTTTTCCGGCCAGCACCTGGGCATGCAACTGCGATTCTAAAAATCAGGAAGAGAGCAAGTGCCTGGCAGCTTGGTAATGCCCTCGTGCAGAGATCGTTCGGGGATGAAACTGACCCGGTTACTTGGAAGGCGCTTCTTGGGCGGCGACCTACGGCTGAGCTTTTTCCGGACCGATGCGAGAACAAGGTTCTGAGGCCATTTGGGTGACCGATTTGGAAGCGATCAGAAAATCACTACATTTGGCACAGGTCGGACTGGCCTCAACCCATCACCCCCTTGAAACGCGCCCTCTCCCTCTTGCTGCTCGCGCTGCTCATGTACAACATGATGGGGTACTACGTGCAATTCCACCTCCGCCACCTGACGCTGGCCCACGAACTGACGCAAGCCATTGACGCCGGACAGATTCCCGACAGCGAACTTCTGGTTTTCAAGTCGCCCGTGCCGCTCTACCACCAGATCGACAAGGACTTTGCCCGCGCCGAAGGCAACTTCGAGTACCAGGGGCAGTTCTACGAAATGGTCAAGTGGAAGCTGGAAAACGACACCATCTATACGTACTGCCTCACCGACGCCCGCAAAGCGCAACTCTACCAGGAGCTGGCCCGCCACGTACGGACCCAGGGGCTGGACCTGGCGCACCGCAAAGGCGGTTCGTCGGAAGTGATTCTACTCAGTTTTCTGAAAGAGTACCTGCCCCTGCGCACCATGCCGCTGCAGTTCCGGCGGCCGGTCGACGAGGCGCTCCCAACAGCGACGTGCCACGTGCAGTCGCCCTTATCTCCTGCTCTGTCCATTCCCACCCCACCGCCCAAGCGGGCCTGATCCGAACGTACGGTGCTTGCAAGCTGTCAACGGACGCCGTAGAGGGCGTGGCCTGCCGAATGCAGGTTGCTTCCCACTAGTGGCGGGTAGTCGGTAGCCTGCGGGGTCGCTCCGCGGTGTGGCACTTGTGCTGCCAGTCCGCCCGATGCCCCCGATGTTACTGGCCTCAGCCGTTGTAATCTGCGCACACGTACACTTCCTCCTGCCTTTTCTAGTTCAGAACGACCGAGGCGCCGCCCACCAACGGGTACGGCTGCCTGCGTCGCTTCTATTCTCCTACCCTTCTTTCAAAATTGTATGAACCGACTTTCTACCTACTTTTTTACCCGGCGGGCTGTGGGCTACGCCGGACTTTTGCTGGTGCTTCCGTTTCTGGCAGTGGCACAGACGCCTTCCGATGCCTGGATGATGAAACAGGGACAGGCCTGCCTCGCGCTGACCTACGACTACGGCGCTTTCGATCGCTACTGGGAGGGCACCTACCTGCGGTCCAACGAAACCATCGCGACTGTTTCCCGCCAGACGGCAATGGGCATGGTGGCCCTCGGCCTCACGGATAAGCTGAATGCCTACGTGGGCGTGCCCTACATCCATACGCAATCGTCGGAGCCGAACGGCGGAAAATTCCAGGGTGCGTCGGGTTTTCAGGACCTGACGCTCGCACTGAAGTATGAATTCATCCGAAAAGTAATGGGCCCGGGCAAGCTTTCCCTGTTCGCGGCGGGGGGATACGCCGCGCCCATCTCCCGTTACCTCTCCGACTACCGACCCTACAGTCTGGGCAACGGCACCACCGAATGGAGCTTGCGCGGTATGGCGAACTACCGGTCCAACCTGGGCCTGTACGGACAAGCCATGGCCGGCTACTTAGCCCGGGGGCTGACCAAAGCGGAGCGGGATTATTATTACAACAACGGCAGCTACTATACGGCCTGGATGGACGTTCCCAGCGCCTGGGAGTACAACCTGGCGGCGGGCATGTGGCTGATGAAGAATTCCCTGAAACTGGAAGTCGGTTACTACGCGCTACGCTCCACAAGCGGCGACGACATTCGCGCTTACAATGCGGCCCAGCCCACCAACCGTGTTGACTTCAGTCAGGCGCGCTTTTCGGCGCAGTATTATTTCAAATCCGTCAAAGGACTAGGGCTGCTGGCGTATTCGTCGCAGGTCCTGGAGGGTCGCAACACCGGCAAACTCGCCCTGGTGGGCGGCGGCCTCACCTACCAGTTTCCCGTCTGGCAATAATTCTCACCCCACAACTTCCATGAAAACGCATCGTTCTCTATACACCCTTCTGGCAGGCAGTCTTTTGTTGATTTCGTCGTGCGAACAACCCGACCTGCCCCAGTACGCCGCCTATTCGGCGTACGAATTTGCCACCCTCGATGAAGACGGAGGCTCCTGGCAACCCATCCTCCTGACCGATCCGGAACAGATTACGGTCGATGCCCCCGCCGCGGTGCAATCGGTCGCTTACCAGCAGGAACTGGCCGACCTGCACGCCACCATGGCAAACCTGAGCGACGCCCAACGAAATGCTGTGACGTACTGGACCAACAACCCGGTGGTCCGCTGGAACGAAATTGCGCTGGAACTCATCGCGAAATACAACCTGATTCCGGGTCCTAATGCCGACGGCACCTATACCCTTCCCAATCTGGCCTCGCCCGAAGGCCCTTCGCCTTTTCCGTTTGCACACCCGCCCTACGCCGTGCGGGCGCTGGCGTACCTCAGCGTGGCCCAGTGGGATGGTCTGATTACGGCCTGGCACTACAAATACACTTACCAGCGCCCCGCCCCGGCGCAAGTCGATCCTACCCTGCATTCGGCCTACGCCACGACGGCTCTGCCCGCTTATCCGTCGGAAGGGGCCGTGGTCGCGGTCGTCTCGCAAGCCGTATTGAGCGCCATGTTTCCGTTGGAGAAAGAGTACCTGCGGGCCAAAGCCCAGGAGCACCTGGAAAGTTTGCGGTGGGCCGGAGTCAACGTGGCGAGCGACATCACGGCCGGTCAGCACATCGGCACAGAAATCGCCACCCTCGCGCTGGAACGAGCCGCCACCGACGGGATGAAGTTCGCGCAGTGCTCGCGCGCCGTCTCCGACTCCATCGCGCAGGCGGCCTTCGACCGGTTCGGCTGGAAATGGGAAAACATCGAGGAACCGGCCCGTCCCGTTGGCCTGGCCCCGCTGCTGTGCAACGTCAAGATGTGGAACGTTCCGCACGTGACCGACGTACGACCAGGCCCGCCACCGGCTCCCGGCTCGGCCGAATACGAAGCCAACATCCGTGAACTGATCGACATTGCCGACCACCTGACCGTCGAACAACGGCGGATCGCCAACTTCTGGCAGGACGGGCTGGGCACGTACACACCGCCCGGCCACTGGAACAAGATTGCCAAAGATTTTGTGCTGCAGTACCGCCTGAACCCGCTGCGAACGGCCCGGACGTTTGCGTACCTCAACGAAGCGATGATGGACGCGGGCGTGGCCTGCTGGGATGCCAAGTATTACTACCATTACCCGCGCCCCATCCAGCAGATTCCGGGCTTCAAGACCATTGCGGGCACACCCAATTTTCCCAGCTACACCTCCGGCCACAGTGTATTCTCTGCCGCGGGGGCCGAAGTGCTGGCCTACCTCTTTCCGCCCGAGGCCGACAAAGTTCGCAACTGGGCACTGGAGGCGGCCATTTCGCGGGTGTACGGCGGAATTCACTACCGGTTCGATGCGGAAGTGGGTACCGACATGGGCATTGAAACCGCGGACTATACCCTGGCCAAAGCCCGCACCGACGGAGCCGACTAAACACCAACAAGCCGTTTCCCGGGAAGCTTCCAACCGCTCGGGGAACGGCTTTACTTTGCTTTTCGACCGACGGCGCACGCTACCCAAGGCAGCGGATGATCCAAGAAGTTCGTGAGGAAGGTGGAGACGAAGGCGGCCGATGCACCAAAGGCTATGGGGTTCACTGGCGTGTAACGTTTACCCCGTATCATGACAGGATTCTCAAAAAAATCCGTTCGTATCGTAGATTTTACCACAGCGCGTTACAGAAAAAGGAAAGGAGGCTGAACTCACAAAAACCGCCCCCTTTCTTCTCAACATGCGATTCAACTGTTAGTAGAGTGCAAGATTACACGCGGTCTTTTATCTAAAACGGTGGCTTTCCGACCAATTCCGACACGCGTAAGTTTTGCGCCATTCCCGTCTCTTTTTCAATAGGGAGGCGGAGCACCGGCGAACGCCTTTTGGTTAGTTCGGCCTGGCGGTGTTTCCATTGGTAATTGGCAGCGGGCGAAAAAAACCAGCTCCGCCACCAAGGCAATCTGCGTTGGCAGACCTGCCGAAAGGCCCAGTCGTAGGCCGTTGTGCTTTCCCAGAAGAGCCTTGCTTCCCGGGGGTGCCTTCTTTTCTTACGTTCCATACCCGATTGAGGGTCTACCGACGGGATAAGAAGGGAAAGGTACGATGGCCGCCTTCGTCTTCCTCCGCCTGCGCTGCGGCCAGCAACACAGTAGAGAGCCGTCCCGGCGAGAACGGCTTACTCAGGTAGCCGGTGATGTAGTCTTCCCAACCGGACTGCCGCCGTACCGGCCGTTGGGTAGAAGCGGTCACCAGAAAAAACAGCGGCACGTGGGGATAATGGCCCACCAGCTTGCCGTACCGCTTCAGAAACTGCCGGTCTTCGTCGCGACTCTCCGGCAGAAGGCCCGCAAAAACCAGATCGGGCAGGGCGTCTGCTCCCTGTTCCACACGCTCCAGGTGTTCCAGTGCCGACTTCGTGCGCCGAAGCGCGACGATGGCGCCGACTTCGTGGAAACGCTCCAGCAGGCGACGTGTAATGAGTTGATGAATTTCGTCGTCGTCGATAATCCAGATGGTATCAATCATACGCTATGGGAGCGGAACGGTGGCCTCGCCTGGGGCGGCACGTTCCGCACCGATTTAGAATAAAAAATATAGAGTGATTCTTATAAGTAAGATGGAGCAAGCGGACCACACCGATCATTCCACTTTCCATTTGCCTTGCCCGAGCACTTCCAGCGAAGAATAAATGCGGTAGTGATACAGACCGGGTGTAAAGTGTTCCCGGGGCACGATCACCTGCGCATCCTGCAAGGCGATGGTACAAACGTGCCGCCCGTGGAGGTCGTGAAACGAAATCCAGAACGGCGTCTCCGGTAACGAAGCCCGAATGGTCAGCGGCTGGCACCCGCTCCAGGGGTTGGGCGACAGCGTCAGATCCTGCAGGGCTACGTACGCGGTCACGGGCCGACTAAACGACGAAGACGCGCTCGGCTGCACAATTCTCAGCCGATAATAGGAGCGCCCCGCCCACGGATGGCGGTCGGTGGTTTGGTACGTCGCTCCCGCCTGCGGTTTATCCTGACACCGTACTTCCATGACCGGATCGTACTGCAGCCCATCCTGCGAACGCTCCAGCACAAAGTGGCTGAGACGCACACGCGGCGGCGTTGCCCAGGTCAGCCGTACCTCTTTTCCATCGGTACGTGCCTGGAAATTCGTTACACTGGCGACCACATCGGACAGAAGGGTCAGCGTCTGCGCTCCGACCAGCGAGGCGGCGGCAGTTTCAGGTACGTGTTGTGCATGGGTGGAAAAAGTTAGGTTGAGGTTAAAAAAAAGCGTAAAAGTGGTGGCCTTTACCAGCAAAAGGCGTTTCATAAAGACAAGAACTACTTTATTAAAAACTAAAAAATCGAATAAGCTCCCAGTGGCACAAAACTAGGGAGACAACAGAACGTAGCGCTACCTTTCCCGGCAGCTTTGTGTGGAAGTAATAAAAGCGTGGAATGTTAACGAATAAGCACAGCGCGATTGTGGGCATTCGCTCTGATTTCACCCGACAGGCCGAAATTGCAGCTGATGTTACCTTGAAGCATGATGTACTAAATTGACCCGATAGAACATATGAACATAGCTATCTATTTTTTTAGTCGAAAAAGCAATGTATCTATCTCTATCAGAGGATTTTACTGTATATCCGCAGTACAGGCGGCAATTGCCGGTCCGGCCGTGACCGTGTCCTGTTGGTCTTACCCTACCTCGGGTTGGTGGGGCTAACCGGGGCAAGTACCCGCCCGGATGCGACTTTCTTCCCCAAGCGTCCTGCGCTTCCTCGCGTAGGCACCACGGAACGCAGTCAGGCGTTTCTTTTGCACAAAAAGTTTCTAACTTGGGGAAGTCGATCGACACGTAACCTCCACACACCCACCTAACTTAACTTTTTATGGCAACCCGTCGTGATACGCTCAAAACCCTGGGCTGGGCCACCGGCCTCGCGCTGCTGTCTCCGCTCCCTGCCCTTTCCTTTCCCCAGGCTCCCCGGAAAGAGCGACTGGGCGTAGCCTTGGTCGGATTGGGGTATTACAGCACCGATCTGCTGGCGCCTGCCTTGCAAATGACCAAGCATTGTTATTTGGCGGGCATCGTTACCGGAACGCCGGCCAAAGCCAAAGACTGGCAGGCCAAATACCGCATTCCGGCCAAAAACATCTACAACTACGAAACGTTCGACAGCATCCGCGACAATCCTGACATCGACGTGGTCTACGTGGTGCTGCCCCCCTCCATGCACCGGGAATACGTAGAGCGGGCGGCGGCCGCCAAGAAACAGGTCTGGTGCGAAAAGCCCATGTCCGTTTCGGTGGCCGATTGCCAGGCCATGATCGACGCCTGCCGTACCCACGGAGTCGGCCTGTCCATCGGCTATCGCTGCCAGCACGAACCCAACACCCTTGCGTTTCAGGAAATTGTGGCGAAGCAAAAGCTGGGCAAGGTGCGCTCCGTCGATTGCGCCGCCGGCTACCGGGAAGGACGCACCGACCACTGGAAACAAAAGAAAGAGATGGGGGGCGGGGTGATTTACGACATG
It encodes the following:
- a CDS encoding DoxX family protein: MSKLFSTKHDSNNLDIATLLLRVFPAGFMLSHGYPKFMKVLEGNFEFGDPLGLGPAASLILAAFAEFICSLLVILGLGTRLAVIPLIITMLTAAFIAHGDDPFGRKELSLLYLVVFVVLFLTGSGRFSVDSALASKRR
- a CDS encoding mechanosensitive ion channel family protein, producing MGDIDFNIDRIWELVQVYGLKLIMAVVTLIVGLAIIKFLVNTFRNTMIKRNVDASLTPFLTSMLKALLQVALVITVATMIGIEMTSFIAVLGAAGLAVGLALQGSLQNFAGGVLILLLRPFKVGDYIVANGTGGSVREIQIFHTVLKTPDNVTIYMPNGPLANTEITNYSVEAQRRVDFVFGIGYGDDIDKARRIINEVIDADARFLSEPARQVVVSELADSSVNFTVRVWANASDYWGLKFDTTEKIKKEFDRQGINIPFPQRDVHIYQHTVPANGNGTSQEKPTVG
- a CDS encoding transporter, which gives rise to MNRLSTYFFTRRAVGYAGLLLVLPFLAVAQTPSDAWMMKQGQACLALTYDYGAFDRYWEGTYLRSNETIATVSRQTAMGMVALGLTDKLNAYVGVPYIHTQSSEPNGGKFQGASGFQDLTLALKYEFIRKVMGPGKLSLFAAGGYAAPISRYLSDYRPYSLGNGTTEWSLRGMANYRSNLGLYGQAMAGYLARGLTKAERDYYYNNGSYYTAWMDVPSAWEYNLAAGMWLMKNSLKLEVGYYALRSTSGDDIRAYNAAQPTNRVDFSQARFSAQYYFKSVKGLGLLAYSSQVLEGRNTGKLALVGGGLTYQFPVWQ
- a CDS encoding phosphatase PAP2 family protein, with translation MKTHRSLYTLLAGSLLLISSCEQPDLPQYAAYSAYEFATLDEDGGSWQPILLTDPEQITVDAPAAVQSVAYQQELADLHATMANLSDAQRNAVTYWTNNPVVRWNEIALELIAKYNLIPGPNADGTYTLPNLASPEGPSPFPFAHPPYAVRALAYLSVAQWDGLITAWHYKYTYQRPAPAQVDPTLHSAYATTALPAYPSEGAVVAVVSQAVLSAMFPLEKEYLRAKAQEHLESLRWAGVNVASDITAGQHIGTEIATLALERAATDGMKFAQCSRAVSDSIAQAAFDRFGWKWENIEEPARPVGLAPLLCNVKMWNVPHVTDVRPGPPPAPGSAEYEANIRELIDIADHLTVEQRRIANFWQDGLGTYTPPGHWNKIAKDFVLQYRLNPLRTARTFAYLNEAMMDAGVACWDAKYYYHYPRPIQQIPGFKTIAGTPNFPSYTSGHSVFSAAGAEVLAYLFPPEADKVRNWALEAAISRVYGGIHYRFDAEVGTDMGIETADYTLAKARTDGAD
- a CDS encoding Gfo/Idh/MocA family protein codes for the protein MATRRDTLKTLGWATGLALLSPLPALSFPQAPRKERLGVALVGLGYYSTDLLAPALQMTKHCYLAGIVTGTPAKAKDWQAKYRIPAKNIYNYETFDSIRDNPDIDVVYVVLPPSMHREYVERAAAAKKQVWCEKPMSVSVADCQAMIDACRTHGVGLSIGYRCQHEPNTLAFQEIVAKQKLGKVRSVDCAAGYREGRTDHWKQKKEMGGGVIYDMGVYAIQGARLGTGMEPVAVRSARVWAERPEIYKNGLGEVVEATLEFPNGVTGTIKTSFFENMNHLTIRCAQGDIEMSPFQAYAGNQGKSPLGPINFPYEIPWQQANQMDQDALALMGNKPLRVPGEEGLRDLRVIEAILASASSGKRVTV